In the genome of Bradyrhizobium sp. CIAT3101, one region contains:
- a CDS encoding PAS domain-containing methyl-accepting chemotaxis protein, whose amino-acid sequence MFGLRKSRLENSLAETEAIARSQAVIEFRLDGTIVKANQNFLDALGYGALSEIEGKHHRIFMQQSDAERADYKDFWARLNRGEYQTGEFKRIRKDGRSVWIQASYNPVLDDRGKATRVIKFATDITARKMKALEDAGKLAAIDRVQAVIEFELDGTIITANGTFLDTMGYTLPEVTGRHHSMFVEPAVRESAGYADAWAKLRRGEFVSGEYKRLGKNGREVWILASYNPILDEAGRPFKVVKFASDVTEKKLLAADSRGQIDAIMKSQAVIEFEMDGTIRWANDAFLKAMGYSLADVVGKHHRIFVESAEHAARAYTEFWDNLRRGTYQAGEFKRLAKGGREIWIEASYNPILDLNGKPFKVVKYATDVTAKAVARMKAEEARELIESVAAGSEEMSASIREISETMVKSREVVLAAVGHVGTADAQADRLTTAADQMGGIIEMINSITGQINLLALNATIESARAGEAGRGFAVVASEVKSLANQAKHATDRITGEIDALKSVSRDVVGALDAIRGAIGHVNEYVTSTAAAVDEQSTVTSDMSTNMQRAAAALA is encoded by the coding sequence ATGTTCGGACTGCGCAAGTCTAGGCTCGAAAACTCCCTCGCTGAAACGGAGGCGATCGCCCGCTCGCAGGCTGTGATCGAATTCCGGCTCGACGGCACCATCGTCAAGGCCAACCAGAACTTCCTCGATGCCCTCGGCTATGGCGCGCTCTCCGAGATCGAGGGAAAACATCACCGGATCTTCATGCAGCAGTCGGATGCCGAGCGGGCCGACTACAAGGACTTCTGGGCCCGGCTGAATCGCGGCGAGTATCAGACCGGCGAATTCAAGCGGATACGCAAGGATGGTCGGTCGGTCTGGATCCAGGCCTCTTACAATCCTGTTCTGGACGATCGCGGCAAGGCCACCCGGGTCATCAAGTTCGCGACCGACATTACCGCCAGGAAAATGAAGGCGCTGGAGGACGCAGGCAAGCTGGCGGCCATTGATCGCGTCCAGGCCGTCATCGAGTTCGAGCTGGATGGCACCATCATCACCGCTAACGGCACCTTTCTGGACACGATGGGTTACACACTGCCCGAGGTCACGGGCAGGCATCACAGCATGTTCGTCGAGCCTGCGGTGCGGGAGAGTGCCGGCTATGCGGACGCTTGGGCCAAGCTCAGGCGCGGCGAATTCGTCTCCGGCGAATACAAGCGGCTCGGCAAGAACGGTCGCGAGGTCTGGATCCTGGCCTCCTACAATCCCATCCTTGACGAGGCCGGACGTCCCTTCAAGGTCGTCAAATTCGCCTCCGACGTGACCGAGAAGAAGCTGCTGGCGGCGGACAGCCGGGGCCAGATCGACGCGATCATGAAGTCGCAAGCCGTGATCGAATTCGAGATGGACGGCACGATCAGATGGGCGAACGACGCCTTCCTGAAGGCGATGGGCTATTCGCTCGCGGACGTGGTCGGCAAGCATCACCGGATCTTCGTTGAATCGGCAGAGCACGCAGCGCGGGCCTACACCGAGTTCTGGGACAACCTTCGCCGGGGGACCTACCAGGCGGGCGAGTTCAAGCGACTTGCGAAAGGTGGCCGCGAGATCTGGATCGAAGCTTCCTACAACCCCATCCTCGATCTGAATGGAAAGCCCTTCAAGGTGGTGAAGTACGCCACCGACGTCACCGCGAAAGCCGTGGCGCGCATGAAGGCAGAGGAAGCCAGGGAGCTCATTGAATCGGTGGCGGCCGGAAGCGAGGAGATGAGCGCATCCATCCGGGAGATATCCGAGACGATGGTCAAGTCGCGCGAGGTCGTCCTGGCGGCGGTCGGGCACGTCGGGACAGCCGACGCGCAGGCCGATCGGCTCACGACGGCAGCCGATCAGATGGGAGGCATCATCGAGATGATCAACAGCATTACCGGTCAGATCAACCTGCTTGCGCTGAATGCGACGATCGAGTCGGCGAGGGCCGGCGAGGCCGGGCGTGGCTTTGCCGTCGTCGCCTCCGAGGTGAAGAGCCTCGCCAACCAGGCCAAGCACGCGACCGACCGGATTACGGGCGAGATCGATGCGCTGAAGAGCGTATCTCGCGACGTGGTCGGGGCGCTCGACGCGATTCGCGGCGCGATCGGTCACGTCAATGAATACGTGACCAGCACGGCGGCGGCGGTGGACGAACAGAGCACCGTGACGAGCGATATGTCGACCAACATGCAGCGCGCTGCGGCCGCACTGGCGTGA
- a CDS encoding PAS domain-containing protein, with protein MKIGVCRVDLQSGQMTWTEGMYDLFDQDRTVSPSRAALLERMHPTDRGNRAPVNAALKNRISFEDSFRVILRDRRIRWVRAYGEFLFSERGSPDGLIVLMADVTVQRAQQNLLHIRTQHLHAVARLARATVTTAAADGRVTDVVHLQPFAGDAKPLGTNWMDWIHPDDRATIMQAHQKALGGREEVEVEARVRLADGSSGWRRLRAAPIRSASGRFLEWLGLSFDIDGERTGRTLLDPGRPVTGAQLRAARGLLKISVQKLSELADISIAVIRRLEELDGVSRDGAESARRLRDALERRGAVFIFPSDMKPTATLR; from the coding sequence TTGAAGATCGGCGTCTGTCGGGTGGACCTGCAATCCGGGCAGATGACCTGGACCGAGGGCATGTACGATCTGTTCGATCAGGACCGTACCGTGTCACCGTCCCGTGCCGCCCTGCTGGAGCGAATGCACCCGACCGATCGCGGCAACCGCGCGCCGGTCAATGCGGCCCTCAAGAATCGAATTTCATTCGAGGATAGTTTTCGGGTCATCCTGAGGGATCGGAGGATCCGATGGGTCCGTGCTTACGGTGAGTTTCTGTTCAGCGAGCGTGGCAGTCCTGACGGCCTCATTGTGCTGATGGCCGACGTGACCGTGCAGCGCGCCCAACAAAATCTTCTGCATATCCGGACACAGCATCTTCACGCCGTGGCGCGGCTCGCGAGGGCCACGGTGACGACCGCGGCGGCGGACGGCAGGGTCACGGACGTCGTGCACCTGCAGCCCTTTGCGGGTGACGCGAAGCCACTCGGCACCAACTGGATGGATTGGATCCATCCGGACGATCGCGCCACCATCATGCAAGCTCATCAGAAAGCCCTCGGCGGTCGCGAGGAGGTCGAGGTCGAGGCGCGCGTCCGCCTCGCCGATGGTTCGAGCGGCTGGCGACGGCTCCGCGCCGCTCCGATTCGCAGCGCGAGCGGCCGCTTCCTGGAATGGCTCGGATTGAGCTTCGATATCGACGGTGAGAGAACCGGCCGGACCCTGCTCGATCCGGGGCGGCCGGTCACCGGTGCCCAGCTTCGGGCCGCGCGCGGCCTTCTCAAGATATCGGTCCAGAAGCTCAGCGAACTCGCGGATATCTCGATCGCGGTCATTCGCAGGCTCGAAGAGCTCGACGGGGTCTCGCGCGACGGCGCCGAGAGTGCGCGGAGGCTCCGTGACGCGCTGGAGCGACGAGGGGCCGTCTTCATCTTTCCGAGCGACATGAAGCCCACGGCAACGCTGCGTTAA